One part of the Sorangiineae bacterium MSr11954 genome encodes these proteins:
- a CDS encoding (2Fe-2S)-binding protein, producing the protein MMLAHEPRPEPRKVVKLRIATDALEIPVEVGTTLQEVCAANETSIIFGCRKACCGACIIRVIEGGENLSGLADSEQTVLEVLGADADRRLACQCTVLGDVTIEIAG; encoded by the coding sequence ATGATGCTCGCGCACGAGCCGCGACCGGAGCCTCGAAAAGTGGTGAAGCTGCGCATCGCCACCGACGCCCTCGAGATCCCCGTCGAAGTCGGCACCACCCTTCAAGAAGTGTGCGCCGCGAACGAGACGAGCATCATTTTCGGATGCCGCAAAGCATGCTGCGGTGCATGCATCATCCGAGTCATCGAGGGCGGCGAAAACCTCAGCGGCCTGGCCGACTCGGAGCAAACCGTGCTCGAAGTTCTAGGAGCCGACGCCGACCGCCGGCTCGCGTGCCAATGCACCGTGCTCGGTGACGTCACGATTGAAATCGCAGGCTGA
- a CDS encoding class I SAM-dependent methyltransferase produces the protein MSGSEYHLGSDAAELNRLARQGAALAPATRMLLQAAGIGPGMRVLDLGCGAGDVSFAVAELVGPTGSVLGIDRSPEAVVSAKARAKAAGLDAVTFVEGDIHQPAPDGPFDAIVGRLVLMYVPDPAAVLATQATQLRPGGLVAPIEFDMRIAGSLPAVPLVTQLLSWIGETFQRANIAPALGTQLWSVLRKAGLTPRGMIGVQPHFGSDDANGSALLAGIVKSLLPVIERTGVAKAEDIAIETLASRLSADFAAADAVFVHPALLTAWATKG, from the coding sequence ATGAGTGGGTCGGAATATCATTTGGGAAGCGATGCAGCTGAGCTGAACCGACTCGCGCGTCAGGGTGCCGCGCTGGCACCGGCCACCCGCATGTTGCTCCAGGCGGCAGGCATCGGCCCGGGCATGCGCGTGCTGGATTTGGGGTGCGGCGCGGGGGACGTGAGCTTCGCCGTGGCCGAGTTGGTGGGACCGACGGGCAGTGTGCTCGGCATCGATCGATCGCCAGAGGCCGTTGTGTCGGCGAAGGCCCGCGCCAAGGCCGCGGGGCTCGATGCGGTCACCTTCGTGGAGGGCGATATTCATCAGCCGGCGCCGGATGGGCCGTTCGATGCCATCGTGGGGCGCTTGGTCCTGATGTATGTGCCGGATCCGGCCGCGGTGCTTGCGACGCAGGCCACGCAGCTGCGCCCGGGCGGGCTCGTGGCGCCCATCGAGTTCGATATGCGGATCGCGGGCTCCTTGCCGGCCGTGCCGCTGGTCACGCAACTTCTGTCTTGGATTGGCGAGACATTTCAGCGCGCGAACATCGCGCCCGCGCTGGGCACCCAGCTCTGGAGCGTGCTGCGCAAAGCGGGATTGACGCCGCGCGGAATGATTGGGGTCCAACCGCACTTCGGCTCCGACGATGCGAATGGCTCCGCGCTCCTCGCCGGCATCGTCAAATCGCTGCTACCGGTGATCGAACGAACCGGCGTCGCCAAGGCGGAGGACATCGCCATCGAGACCCTCGCGTCGCGGCTCAGCGCCGATTTCGCCGCCGCCGATGCCGTATTCGTGCACCCTGCCCTGCTCACGGCCTGGGCGACAAAAGGCTAG
- a CDS encoding cytochrome c codes for MKKVLIGIGGLLALAILALVVKFFVLSPVVRAAPDVHAPTSAEAIARGKYLADHVAQCTTCHSTVDEKVPGDVVVEAKRGAGRMYPKEAGFPGNIRALNLTPDKETGIGSWTDGEVLRAMREGIGRDGRALFPLMPYQNFANLTDEDALAIIAYLRSLPAIKNDPGPATQIDFPVSMFIRAAPKPVEAPPPPPPADPVGRGLWLIQMESCGMCHDTMDSRHQPIEGKHLAGGQEFKIAAGTVYASNITSDKSTGIGAYTDEELLKVLNEGVTKNGRPLYLMPWAALKGLTDDDKRAIVAALRTIPPVNNTVPASAIR; via the coding sequence ATGAAGAAGGTTCTCATCGGGATCGGAGGGCTCCTGGCCCTCGCGATCCTGGCGTTGGTGGTCAAGTTCTTCGTTCTCTCACCCGTCGTGCGCGCAGCCCCCGACGTTCATGCTCCAACGTCGGCCGAAGCCATCGCACGCGGCAAATATCTCGCGGATCACGTCGCGCAATGCACCACGTGTCACTCGACGGTCGATGAAAAGGTCCCCGGCGACGTGGTGGTCGAGGCCAAGCGCGGCGCCGGCCGTATGTATCCCAAAGAAGCAGGATTTCCCGGCAATATTCGCGCGCTCAATTTGACGCCCGACAAGGAGACGGGCATCGGCAGTTGGACGGACGGTGAAGTTCTCCGCGCGATGCGGGAAGGGATCGGGCGCGATGGGCGCGCGCTCTTCCCGCTGATGCCGTATCAAAACTTCGCAAACCTGACCGACGAAGACGCGCTCGCCATCATTGCTTACTTGCGCAGCCTCCCGGCCATCAAGAACGATCCGGGGCCGGCGACGCAGATTGATTTCCCCGTTTCGATGTTCATCCGCGCGGCACCGAAGCCCGTCGAAGCGCCGCCCCCGCCGCCGCCCGCGGATCCCGTCGGCCGCGGTCTGTGGCTCATTCAGATGGAGTCGTGCGGTATGTGCCACGATACGATGGATAGCCGTCACCAGCCCATCGAAGGCAAGCACCTGGCCGGCGGTCAGGAGTTCAAGATCGCGGCCGGCACGGTTTACGCTTCGAACATCACCAGCGACAAGAGCACCGGGATTGGCGCGTACACCGACGAAGAATTGCTGAAGGTGCTAAACGAGGGTGTCACGAAGAACGGTCGTCCCCTCTATTTGATGCCGTGGGCGGCCCTCAAGGGCCTGACCGATGACGACAAGCGCGCCATCGTCGCCGCCCTGCGAACCATTCCCCCCGTCAACAACACGGTGCCTGCGTCGGCCATCCGCTAA
- a CDS encoding protein kinase, with product MGDVTLAVLQGPSGFSKLQVIKRLRIEIADNSEFVEMFLHEARIAARLSHPNIVQTNEVGQDGDIFFIAMEYLEGQTLHAILRQSRRKESLDPLVASTGAGAHISDPTPLSGNLAPGIPTHTPQAERALPVAIGLRIVSDALEGLHYAHELTDESGTPMELVHRDFSPGNVFVTYDGNVKVLDFGIAKAADSHVYTRTGIIKGKVPYMAPEQFRSRTINRRCDLYAVGAVLWEIAAGVRLWHGLSDLEIITRLSSTGIPSPRTVNPLVHPRLEQICMRALSLNPNERYATAAEIQADIDAVLREIGGASGRAVSKYVGSLFAQKRAQQQAIIESKLRELRQQSGSGLHNLSVEMSAPWTVSRPSASSSSTNSAVNSAVASGAVRFGQVVQTTSGVTTPNPPSTSQRSLGWIIALGSLAVIGLAIGGAYWVTRMNQPQTLGGPPPSSNVADPTPGPSAPPPMPRTRLVVQASPADAQLFLDDAPLMINPYSGEVPQDGRVHYIRGEAKGFVSQTQPVTLSGPTAVINLRLERGTRRRDGGK from the coding sequence ATGGGGGATGTAACGCTTGCCGTTCTCCAGGGTCCGTCCGGCTTCAGCAAGCTGCAAGTCATCAAGCGTCTGCGGATCGAGATCGCGGACAACTCTGAGTTCGTGGAGATGTTCCTCCACGAGGCGCGGATCGCTGCACGTCTGTCGCATCCGAACATCGTTCAGACGAACGAGGTCGGTCAGGACGGTGACATCTTCTTCATCGCCATGGAGTACCTGGAGGGCCAGACGCTCCACGCGATCTTGCGGCAGTCGCGCCGGAAGGAGAGCCTCGATCCCCTGGTAGCCAGCACCGGAGCCGGAGCCCACATCAGCGATCCCACACCGCTGTCGGGCAACCTGGCCCCTGGGATACCGACCCACACGCCGCAAGCCGAGCGCGCGCTCCCGGTGGCCATCGGCCTGCGCATCGTCTCCGATGCGCTCGAGGGGCTTCACTACGCGCACGAGCTCACCGACGAAAGCGGCACCCCGATGGAGCTGGTGCACCGCGACTTCTCTCCGGGCAACGTGTTCGTCACCTACGACGGAAACGTCAAGGTGCTCGACTTCGGGATCGCCAAGGCGGCCGATAGCCATGTGTACACGCGCACCGGCATCATCAAGGGGAAGGTCCCCTACATGGCGCCGGAGCAGTTCCGCAGCCGCACCATCAACCGCCGTTGCGATCTTTACGCGGTGGGCGCCGTGCTCTGGGAGATCGCGGCCGGCGTCCGGCTTTGGCACGGGCTCTCCGATCTCGAGATCATCACGCGCCTCTCGAGCACGGGCATCCCTTCGCCGCGCACCGTCAACCCCTTGGTGCACCCGCGCCTCGAGCAGATTTGCATGCGGGCGCTCTCGCTCAACCCGAACGAACGCTACGCCACCGCCGCCGAGATCCAAGCCGACATCGACGCGGTGCTGCGCGAGATCGGCGGGGCGTCGGGCCGCGCGGTCAGCAAGTACGTGGGCTCGCTCTTTGCGCAGAAGAGAGCGCAGCAGCAGGCCATCATCGAATCGAAGCTGCGCGAGCTCCGGCAGCAATCGGGCTCGGGGCTGCACAACTTGTCGGTGGAGATGAGCGCACCGTGGACGGTGTCGCGCCCCTCGGCCAGCTCCTCGTCGACCAACTCCGCGGTGAACTCCGCCGTGGCCTCGGGCGCGGTTCGGTTCGGACAAGTCGTACAAACGACCAGCGGGGTCACCACCCCCAACCCGCCGTCGACCTCGCAGCGATCGCTCGGGTGGATCATCGCGCTGGGCTCCCTGGCCGTGATCGGCCTGGCCATCGGCGGCGCCTATTGGGTCACGCGCATGAACCAGCCCCAGACCCTCGGGGGACCGCCGCCCTCCTCGAACGTTGCGGATCCCACGCCGGGCCCCAGCGCGCCTCCGCCGATGCCGCGCACCCGTCTGGTGGTGCAAGCCTCGCCGGCCGACGCGCAGCTTTTCCTGGATGATGCGCCGCTGATGATCAACCCCTACAGCGGCGAGGTCCCGCAAGACGGGCGGGTGCACTACATCCGCGGCGAGGCCAAAGGCTTCGTGTCGCAGACGCAACCCGTGACCCTCTCCGGGCCCACCGCGGTGATCAACCTGCGGCTCGAACGGGGCACCCGCCGCCGCGACGGTGGGAAGTAA
- a CDS encoding serine/threonine protein kinase has translation MTESVQEGSPTSEAPSFVGQVISGRYKVLALIGEGGMGAVYLAEHVHMRKRVAIKVLHPDMVGRAEVVARFEREAMAAAHIEHPNVAAATDFGRTDDGAFFLVLEYIEGTDLRSVLRQGPMDVARSLDVARQIASALVRAHELGIVHRDLKPENVMLVHRPDEGEFVKVLDFGIAKVHVEALAATHGEPGAAPGPALTRAGAVFGTPEYMAPEQALGDAVDHRADLYALGVMLFEMLSGRLPFEGNDTLSLLARQIAENAPMLRTFAPDRPISPELEALVMRLLAKQPRERYGKAEELLVAIDALAQPAQPVSLRAQPRSLPHAATVAVGPESVPSSRVLPPSSPAIFTPADAMARTSPELFVASSAPSVRSDGRIPMIAPASPAENRRHVWVAIVVALCGGALLVGALSLIALFRHVKASVLGERADGGVLSSLVGGGSDGTATPPPKVLAQEQLDATASKGAEALEKLSVEFPADARVFRALFRSYFMRGDTPEAIRTIGRLAAVDPAAAGDPDLIAAVTAAATNDPSPEARDAAITVLEGPLGPKGVDVLYDLANRTPALPGKARFAASLAKPEVLAHASPALNVLMDFRAAKKCEDKRDLLPRVREHGDARLLPQLKTLQKTRGCGFFGTRDCYPCLHKDGDLDLTVLTVQSRL, from the coding sequence GTGACGGAATCGGTCCAGGAAGGAAGCCCCACATCCGAAGCGCCCAGCTTCGTGGGGCAGGTGATCTCCGGCCGGTACAAGGTGCTCGCGTTGATTGGCGAGGGCGGGATGGGCGCCGTGTACCTCGCCGAGCATGTGCACATGCGCAAGCGTGTAGCCATCAAGGTGCTGCACCCGGACATGGTGGGTCGCGCGGAGGTGGTGGCGCGTTTCGAGCGCGAGGCCATGGCCGCGGCGCACATCGAGCACCCCAATGTCGCCGCCGCGACGGACTTCGGCCGCACCGACGATGGCGCCTTCTTCCTGGTGCTCGAGTACATCGAGGGCACCGATCTGCGCAGCGTGCTCCGGCAGGGGCCCATGGATGTGGCGCGCAGCTTGGACGTGGCCCGGCAGATCGCCTCGGCCTTGGTGCGCGCGCACGAGCTGGGGATCGTCCATCGCGATCTGAAGCCCGAGAACGTAATGCTCGTGCATCGCCCCGATGAGGGCGAGTTCGTCAAGGTCCTCGACTTCGGCATCGCCAAGGTGCACGTCGAGGCGCTGGCCGCGACGCATGGCGAGCCGGGTGCGGCGCCGGGGCCCGCGCTGACCCGCGCCGGCGCGGTGTTCGGCACCCCCGAGTACATGGCGCCGGAGCAGGCCCTGGGCGACGCGGTCGATCATCGCGCCGATCTGTATGCGCTCGGCGTGATGCTCTTCGAGATGCTGAGCGGCCGGCTGCCCTTCGAGGGCAACGACACGCTCTCCCTGCTCGCCCGTCAAATCGCCGAGAACGCGCCGATGCTTCGCACCTTCGCGCCCGACCGGCCGATTTCCCCCGAGCTCGAGGCGCTGGTCATGCGGCTGCTCGCCAAGCAACCGCGCGAACGCTATGGCAAGGCCGAGGAGCTGCTGGTCGCCATCGACGCGCTCGCGCAACCGGCGCAGCCCGTGTCCCTCCGCGCGCAGCCGCGCTCCCTGCCGCACGCGGCCACCGTGGCGGTGGGCCCCGAATCGGTCCCCTCGTCGCGGGTGCTTCCTCCCTCGTCGCCCGCGATCTTCACCCCCGCCGACGCGATGGCGCGAACGAGCCCCGAGCTCTTCGTGGCATCCTCGGCACCGTCGGTGCGCTCCGATGGGCGGATCCCCATGATCGCCCCGGCTTCCCCGGCGGAAAACCGGCGGCACGTCTGGGTGGCCATCGTCGTGGCGTTGTGCGGCGGCGCGCTGCTGGTGGGCGCGCTGTCCCTGATTGCCTTGTTCCGGCATGTGAAGGCGAGCGTCCTTGGCGAGAGGGCCGATGGCGGGGTGCTCTCGTCGCTCGTGGGCGGTGGCAGCGATGGCACGGCGACCCCGCCGCCAAAAGTGTTGGCACAGGAGCAGCTCGACGCCACGGCGAGCAAAGGGGCGGAGGCGCTCGAGAAGCTCTCCGTCGAGTTCCCAGCCGACGCGAGGGTCTTTCGGGCGCTTTTTCGCAGCTATTTTATGCGCGGCGACACGCCTGAGGCGATTCGCACCATCGGTCGTTTGGCCGCGGTGGACCCCGCGGCGGCGGGCGATCCGGACCTCATCGCGGCCGTCACGGCAGCGGCAACGAACGATCCGAGCCCCGAGGCCCGCGACGCCGCGATCACGGTGCTCGAAGGTCCACTGGGCCCGAAGGGCGTCGACGTGCTGTACGATCTGGCGAACCGTACACCTGCGCTACCGGGAAAAGCGCGCTTTGCGGCAAGCTTGGCCAAACCCGAGGTTCTCGCGCACGCTTCGCCGGCATTGAATGTGCTTATGGACTTTCGTGCCGCAAAAAAGTGCGAAGACAAGCGCGATCTCCTTCCAAGGGTGCGCGAACACGGTGACGCACGGCTCTTGCCGCAGCTCAAGACCCTCCAGAAGACCCGCGGCTGCGGGTTCTTCGGAACGCGTGACTGCTACCCGTGCCTCCACAAGGACGGCGATCTCGATCTCACCGTCCTGACGGTTCAATCGCGTCTTTAA
- a CDS encoding Ig-like domain-containing protein, with translation MRIPNHRCERGKSMRIRRSVRGVGGVTWFMMTAVGMAGSATACGSSESSPASPNKDGGPNDITIHAPVTIVSRTPADGDDNVSVHAPIQVTYSEPVKLGPNAVSLVGPGSVTFGATASLSDDRKTLTVKPVAPLVAPGALAVTMNDVTSVNGGPVEKKAWGWTVPLWLRVGEKTNGAAAYLAAPVVAAGPGERISVVSRLSNDSIVETIDGFQGKWSQIGSPLLTPASFKPSMVLDQAGAVVIAYADSNLDVRVRRWSGVAWDDVGVALGKSRGDVGFRSPAIAVDPTTGNLFVVYSPLDAAEARSIVYVKTFQNGNWLQVGGEVNDPSESGEDLGIAISGGGVKYVQYRSGSSGALNPLRVRQFVSATNRWDLVGATPNPPGEDLSTQSRSLVVDDSGNPAVLACFNNALRLRRWDGASWVSGGDLLGANCTQYAINLKGQSGRLFAFWSDQDKTLKVADVTNKSWTALDPTTASKKVRANSLAIDPGGRPIIAWSEDDDFIKVSRLNR, from the coding sequence GTGCGGATACCCAACCATAGATGCGAGAGGGGTAAATCGATGCGAATCCGCAGAAGCGTGAGGGGTGTAGGCGGGGTGACCTGGTTCATGATGACCGCCGTTGGCATGGCGGGGAGCGCGACCGCGTGCGGCTCGAGCGAGAGCTCGCCGGCATCGCCGAACAAGGACGGTGGACCGAACGACATAACCATCCACGCGCCGGTCACCATCGTGTCGCGCACCCCCGCGGACGGCGATGACAACGTTTCCGTTCACGCTCCGATTCAGGTGACCTATTCGGAGCCGGTCAAGCTCGGGCCGAATGCGGTGAGCCTGGTCGGGCCGGGGTCGGTGACCTTTGGGGCGACGGCGTCGCTCTCCGACGATCGGAAGACGCTGACGGTGAAGCCGGTGGCTCCGTTGGTTGCCCCGGGGGCGCTGGCGGTGACGATGAATGATGTCACCAGCGTGAACGGGGGGCCCGTCGAGAAGAAGGCGTGGGGGTGGACGGTGCCGCTTTGGTTGCGGGTGGGGGAGAAGACGAATGGTGCAGCGGCCTACTTGGCGGCTCCCGTCGTCGCCGCCGGGCCAGGTGAACGGATAAGTGTCGTGAGTCGGCTCTCCAACGATTCCATCGTGGAAACGATCGACGGCTTCCAAGGCAAGTGGTCGCAAATCGGGAGCCCCCTGCTCACCCCCGCGAGCTTCAAGCCGAGCATGGTGCTCGACCAAGCGGGCGCAGTGGTCATTGCGTATGCGGACAGTAACCTCGACGTGCGCGTTCGACGATGGTCGGGTGTCGCCTGGGACGACGTGGGGGTTGCTCTCGGTAAGAGTCGCGGTGACGTCGGGTTTCGCTCGCCCGCTATTGCCGTAGACCCTACAACGGGGAACCTCTTCGTCGTGTACTCGCCTCTCGACGCCGCCGAGGCACGCTCGATTGTATACGTCAAGACATTCCAAAATGGAAATTGGCTTCAAGTTGGCGGTGAAGTAAATGATCCTTCGGAGTCCGGAGAAGATCTCGGAATCGCCATCAGTGGTGGTGGAGTCAAGTACGTTCAGTACAGGTCCGGCAGCTCCGGAGCTTTGAACCCGCTTCGAGTCAGGCAATTTGTTTCGGCGACCAACAGGTGGGACCTCGTTGGGGCTACACCGAATCCACCCGGCGAAGACCTCTCGACGCAGAGCAGGAGCCTGGTGGTAGATGACTCGGGCAATCCGGCCGTCCTGGCCTGCTTCAACAATGCTTTGCGACTTCGCCGGTGGGATGGTGCGAGCTGGGTAAGTGGTGGCGACCTCCTTGGCGCCAACTGCACGCAGTACGCGATCAACTTGAAAGGTCAAAGCGGACGTCTCTTTGCGTTTTGGTCCGACCAGGACAAGACTCTCAAAGTCGCCGATGTCACGAACAAGAGCTGGACGGCGCTCGATCCGACGACCGCGTCCAAAAAAGTACGAGCAAATTCGCTCGCAATCGATCCCGGCGGTCGTCCGATCATCGCCTGGTCCGAAGACGACGATTTCATCAAGGTGAGCCGACTCAATCGCTAA
- a CDS encoding sulfatase encodes MALAACARKEDTKPAQDLNASAPASSSSATGSPVAAANDKPTPEKAAGVAGASPDPAAQKPLNVVLITIDCLRADMPWAGYPRPIAPRLTEFAARAVEYTHAYALSSYTSMSVGGFLSGRLPGELKRDGYFFGTYAKENLFFPELLQDAKVFTAAAHAHGYFKKSGLEQGFDAWEIVPNLKWNNTTDENITSPELEAIAERLLSDPRAELGRLFAWVHFLDPHDKYMPHDGISWGKTQRDRYDGEITYTDRYIGKLLDFIAARPWGPRTAVIITADHGEAFGEHKQYVHGFELWENLVRVPLLVSIPGVAPRKIDTPRSAIDLAPTVLDLFGVPTSPDFLGKSLVPEIRGAAEPTRDILVDLPATSDNDRKRAFLHGNLKVIAAGEADLAQVFDIKEDPGELSPIRGTDATKEIVALYKERQRSIRDVPPTKCKEGCLNGGYRKK; translated from the coding sequence ATGGCGCTCGCCGCTTGCGCACGCAAAGAAGACACGAAGCCCGCGCAAGACCTGAACGCATCTGCACCCGCGTCCTCGAGCAGCGCGACCGGATCCCCCGTCGCCGCAGCCAACGACAAACCCACTCCGGAGAAAGCCGCAGGTGTCGCGGGCGCTTCTCCGGATCCCGCGGCACAGAAGCCGCTGAACGTCGTTCTCATCACCATCGACTGCTTGCGTGCGGACATGCCGTGGGCGGGCTATCCACGTCCCATTGCGCCGCGGCTCACGGAGTTTGCGGCGCGCGCGGTGGAGTATACGCATGCGTACGCGCTCTCGTCGTACACGTCGATGAGCGTGGGGGGCTTTCTCTCGGGGCGCCTGCCGGGCGAGCTCAAACGCGACGGTTACTTCTTCGGCACCTACGCCAAGGAGAACCTCTTCTTCCCGGAGCTGCTCCAGGACGCGAAGGTCTTCACGGCGGCGGCGCACGCGCACGGCTACTTCAAAAAGTCGGGCCTCGAACAAGGCTTCGACGCGTGGGAGATCGTCCCCAATTTGAAGTGGAACAACACCACCGACGAGAACATCACGTCGCCCGAGCTGGAGGCCATCGCCGAGCGCCTCCTCTCCGATCCCCGCGCCGAGCTAGGGCGCCTCTTCGCGTGGGTCCACTTCCTCGATCCGCATGACAAGTACATGCCGCACGACGGCATCTCCTGGGGCAAAACCCAGCGCGATCGCTACGACGGCGAGATCACGTACACCGATCGCTACATCGGAAAGCTGCTCGACTTCATCGCCGCGCGCCCATGGGGCCCGCGCACCGCGGTCATCATCACCGCCGACCATGGCGAGGCCTTCGGCGAGCACAAACAATACGTCCACGGCTTCGAGCTCTGGGAAAACCTGGTCCGCGTACCGCTCCTCGTTTCCATCCCCGGCGTGGCCCCGCGCAAAATCGACACCCCCCGCAGCGCCATCGATCTGGCACCCACCGTGCTCGATCTCTTCGGCGTGCCCACGAGCCCCGATTTTCTCGGCAAGAGCCTGGTGCCCGAGATCCGCGGCGCCGCCGAGCCCACGCGCGACATCCTCGTCGATCTCCCGGCCACCAGCGACAACGACCGAAAGCGCGCGTTCCTCCACGGCAACCTGAAGGTCATCGCCGCGGGCGAGGCCGATCTGGCCCAAGTCTTCGACATCAAGGAAGACCCCGGCGAGCTATCCCCCATCCGCGGCACCGACGCCACCAAAGAAATTGTTGCACTCTACAAGGAACGCCAAAGGTCCATCCGCGACGTTCCGCCCACCAAGTGCAAAGAGGGGTGCCTCAACGGCGGCTACCGCAAAAAGTAG
- a CDS encoding YaeQ family protein, translating into MHEERERTLRRRNTPPRTTVATFYVFAGHPSEPDELMPLRLLAYANGYFLR; encoded by the coding sequence ATGCATGAGGAAAGGGAGCGCACGCTTCGCCGGCGAAACACCCCGCCGCGCACCACGGTCGCGACCTTCTATGTGTTCGCCGGGCATCCGAGTGAGCCCGACGAGCTCATGCCGCTGCGGTTGCTCGCCTACGCGAACGGCTACTTTTTGCGGTAG
- the gloB gene encoding hydroxyacylglutathione hydrolase has product MKITPIPCLSDNYAYLVECEATGANALVDASEAAPVLKALEARGVRKLGAIWSTHHHFDHVGGNEAVASALGVSEIAGHASDKGRIPGQTRFVEEGEESALGAIRVKTLHIPGHTLGAVAYVLTDDTGAPAVFTGDTLFLAGCGRLFEGTPAMMHTSLSKLAALPPDTRVYCGHEYTQSNLRFAAHVEPGNAKVRARAERASELRARGVETVPGTMAEELETNPFLRVRSEEIRRTLGIPQNASDAEALGAIRAAKDAF; this is encoded by the coding sequence ATGAAGATCACTCCGATCCCCTGTCTCTCGGACAACTACGCCTACCTCGTCGAGTGCGAGGCGACGGGAGCGAACGCCCTCGTCGATGCTTCGGAGGCGGCGCCCGTGTTGAAGGCCCTCGAGGCGCGCGGCGTGCGGAAGCTCGGCGCCATTTGGAGCACGCATCATCATTTCGATCACGTCGGGGGCAACGAGGCCGTGGCGAGCGCGCTCGGCGTCTCCGAAATCGCGGGGCATGCCTCCGACAAGGGACGCATTCCGGGGCAGACCCGGTTCGTCGAGGAAGGGGAGGAGTCGGCGCTCGGCGCCATTCGCGTGAAGACGCTTCACATCCCAGGGCACACCTTGGGCGCGGTCGCCTATGTGCTGACGGACGATACGGGAGCGCCCGCCGTGTTTACGGGGGATACGCTGTTTCTCGCGGGGTGCGGCCGACTCTTCGAGGGGACGCCGGCCATGATGCACACGTCGCTCTCGAAGCTGGCCGCGCTTCCTCCCGATACGCGCGTCTACTGCGGCCACGAGTACACCCAGAGCAACCTGCGCTTTGCCGCGCACGTCGAGCCGGGCAACGCCAAGGTGCGCGCGCGCGCCGAGAGGGCCTCCGAGCTTCGCGCCCGCGGGGTCGAGACCGTGCCGGGGACCATGGCCGAGGAGCTCGAAACGAACCCGTTCCTGCGCGTCCGCTCCGAGGAGATCCGCCGAACCCTCGGCATCCCACAAAACGCGAGCGACGCGGAGGCCCTTGGGGCCATCCGCGCCGCAAAAGACGCGTTCTAA
- a CDS encoding acyl-CoA desaturase, whose translation MNGLLPILVLFVGHWQASVFFQTFFLHRYGAHKQFTMSKGWERFFHLCTYITQGSSFLSPRGYAILHRMHHAYSDTPKDPHSPTNHGNVFSLMWKTKHTYDDYAYDRVQPEPRFLGGYPEWPALDRLGQNWVMRFVWIAAYIAFYVHFATAWWMYLFLPAHFVMGPIHGAIVNWCGHKYGYRNFSNGDDSKNTLVFDFLTAGELFQNNHHKFSMSPNFAARWFEIDPAYVVIRIFAKLGIVKLGPQMIRWEPGDSEAEPAE comes from the coding sequence GTGAACGGACTCCTTCCCATCCTCGTCTTGTTCGTGGGTCACTGGCAGGCTTCGGTCTTTTTCCAGACCTTTTTTCTGCACAGGTACGGCGCCCACAAGCAGTTCACCATGAGCAAGGGTTGGGAGCGGTTCTTCCACCTCTGCACATACATCACGCAGGGCTCGAGCTTCCTCTCGCCGCGCGGCTACGCGATTTTGCACCGGATGCACCACGCGTACAGCGACACGCCGAAGGATCCGCACTCGCCGACGAACCACGGCAACGTGTTCAGCTTGATGTGGAAGACCAAGCACACCTACGACGACTACGCCTATGACCGCGTGCAGCCCGAGCCGCGCTTCCTCGGCGGCTACCCCGAGTGGCCGGCGCTCGACCGGCTGGGCCAGAACTGGGTGATGCGCTTCGTCTGGATCGCGGCGTACATCGCCTTTTACGTGCACTTTGCAACGGCCTGGTGGATGTACCTGTTTCTGCCAGCGCACTTCGTCATGGGCCCCATCCACGGGGCCATCGTGAACTGGTGCGGCCACAAGTACGGCTACCGCAACTTCAGCAACGGCGACGACTCGAAGAACACCTTGGTCTTCGACTTCCTGACCGCCGGCGAGCTCTTTCAGAACAACCACCACAAGTTCTCGATGAGCCCCAACTTCGCGGCCCGTTGGTTCGAGATCGATCCCGCCTACGTGGTGATCCGCATCTTCGCCAAGCTGGGCATCGTCAAGCTCGGCCCCCAGATGATCCGCTGGGAGCCAGGCGATTCGGAGGCGGAGCCCGCCGAATAG